In Aspergillus chevalieri M1 DNA, chromosome 7, nearly complete sequence, the sequence AAGAAAAGGACAGCCGTATCAATTTAGACTGCACTTGCAACCAACATAACCATTCCATAATCGATTTTATTCTCGTCACCCTGGAAATGCAGTTGGAGCCTGTCAACGAGGTCCTCCTTGTCTACTTGACAGTAGGGATTGCCAGCTAAGAATTCTGTCGCTGCCTTGCATCGTTCAGAGCGGTCTTCTTCCGGGAACTCATAATGCGCATGGATCCGTTGTAGCGACAGATCACTAAAGCCATGCTCTGCTAGACGATCCCAAGCAGATCTGAGTTGCAGACCTTGATGGGGTGGATCGCCAAAGTCAGATTTCAAAAACTGCAGCACTTCATTGTCGGGTGCTCCTTGGATTATGACGATTTTTGAACCAGCTTTTCGCTTTGTTACACGAATGAGCTCTTGAAGTGCCTTGCTGATGTCGTCCGCATAGTCTAGTTTCCACGACGCCAGGACGACATGGAACATGCCAGATGGAAATGGTAAGCGATCAATAGGTCCGTCCGAATATTGTACTCCGGGCTTTTCGTCTGCCGTTATACATCCCAGAGAGAGAATCTTCTGGTCGCCTTCCCCCCAACTCTGAAACTGTTTTTCCAGGTCTTCGCTCACGAGACGATCGGTAAACTTGTAACGCGAGGCAGTAGGCAATGTGTTGTGATTGTCGAACGGAACGCCGTACGGTCCGAAAAGCGGCTCACTTTCGACTTTTCGTGCCAGTAAAAGATGATGAGTCTCAGGAGCCTTGTGGGAAGAGTCCTTAGGCATGAACTCATAGTGGGCTTCTGATTCAACGTCGAAACCAGCACGGCGGAGTAGTCTCTGCCATCCATGCTCCGAGAAGAATGTCTCATTGGTGTGGTTATCCATCCAAGGCTTCCCCAACTGCCGCACACAGTTCCATGTCCGGTCGCGTACGCCTTGGCCGGGAGGGACGCTCGAGCTAAGTGTCGTTCCTACAACCACGATGCCACCGGGTTTGAGCCACTCTGACAATCTGTAGCACATCGAATACGTCTCTCCTGGCGTGAGCTGATAAAGAGAAAAAATAACGAAGACGGCATCAAGTGGAGCGTCGGGTGTGAATGTTCTCATGTCC encodes:
- a CDS encoding uncharacterized protein (COG:S;~EggNog:ENOG410PRPY;~InterPro:IPR029063,IPR041698,IPR013216;~PFAM:PF13649,PF13489,PF08241,PF13847;~go_function: GO:0008168 - methyltransferase activity [Evidence IEA]), whose amino-acid sequence is MATNAETLFDYLGKRYEDAYADSPNLVAFLESAIKELPAQSRVLDVGCGTGKPAADMLASAGHQVQGIDVSQEMVRIASSQVSGKFQKADMRTFTPDAPLDAVFVIFSLYQLTPGETYSMCYRLSEWLKPGGIVVVGTTLSSSVPPGQGVRDRTWNCVRQLGKPWMDNHTNETFFSEHGWQRLLRRAGFDVESEAHYEFMPKDSSHKAPETHHLLLARKVESEPLFGPYGVPFDNHNTLPTASRYKFTDRLVSEDLEKQFQSWGEGDQKILSLGCITADEKPGVQYSDGPIDRLPFPSGMFHVVLASWKLDYADDISKALQELIRVTKRKAGSKIVIIQGAPDNEVLQFLKSDFGDPPHQGLQLRSAWDRLAEHGFSDLSLQRIHAHYEFPEEDRSERCKAATEFLAGNPYCQVDKEDLVDRLQLHFQGDENKIDYGMVMLVASAV